Proteins found in one Streptomyces sp. CB09001 genomic segment:
- a CDS encoding chorismate mutase, whose translation MTTSNTGTGAVEPAVREELARLRDSIDNIDAAVVHMLAERFKCTQQVGHLKARHRLPPADPAREAQQIARLRTLAESAKLDPAFAEKFLNFIVAEVIHHHERIAEGSGADGGAPATG comes from the coding sequence ATGACCACCAGCAACACCGGTACCGGTGCCGTCGAACCCGCCGTCCGCGAGGAGCTGGCCCGGCTGCGGGACAGCATCGACAACATCGACGCGGCCGTCGTCCACATGCTCGCCGAGCGCTTCAAGTGCACCCAGCAGGTCGGCCATCTCAAGGCCCGCCACCGGCTGCCGCCCGCCGATCCGGCCCGCGAGGCCCAGCAGATCGCCCGGCTGCGCACCCTCGCCGAGAGCGCCAAGCTCGACCCGGCGTTCGCCGAGAAGTTCCTGAACTTCATCGTCGCCGAGGTGATCCACCACCACGAGCGCATCGCGGAGGGCAGCGGCGCCGACGGCGGCGCACCGGCCACCGGCTGA
- a CDS encoding SIMPL domain-containing protein has product MTQAIEEPWGISVFGSGTVRAEPALARVRPAVDVLEPSPEQAFRRAGEAVVRLREVLRGHGVPDASVSGSRLGLSSEYDGHGGGRRLLGYRCQASYSVETGALDDLELLIADVVEAGAHRIDGVEFDVRDRPALLDEARRRAVAAARRKAQVYAEAADARLGPVLHIQDVESEPVAAFRASVGGGPPGALAPGAVEVSARVVLGFSLRH; this is encoded by the coding sequence ATGACACAGGCCATCGAAGAACCGTGGGGCATCAGCGTGTTCGGCTCGGGGACGGTGCGGGCCGAGCCGGCGCTCGCTCGGGTGCGGCCGGCGGTGGACGTGCTGGAGCCGTCGCCGGAGCAGGCCTTCCGGCGGGCCGGGGAGGCCGTGGTCCGGCTGCGGGAGGTGTTGCGGGGGCACGGCGTGCCGGACGCCTCGGTGTCGGGTTCCCGGCTGGGCCTCAGCTCGGAGTACGACGGTCACGGCGGTGGCCGGAGGCTGCTCGGGTACCGGTGCCAGGCCTCGTACTCGGTGGAGACCGGGGCGCTGGACGACCTCGAGCTGCTGATCGCGGACGTGGTCGAGGCGGGCGCGCACCGGATCGACGGCGTGGAGTTCGACGTGCGCGACAGGCCGGCGCTGCTCGACGAGGCACGGCGCCGGGCGGTGGCCGCGGCCCGCCGCAAGGCCCAGGTGTACGCGGAGGCGGCGGACGCGCGGCTGGGGCCGGTGCTGCACATCCAGGACGTGGAGTCGGAGCCCGTCGCCGCGTTCCGTGCCTCCGTGGGCGGCGGCCCGCCCGGCGCGCTGGCTCCGGGCGCGGTGGAGGTGTCCGCCCGGGTCGTGCTGGGCTTCTCCCTGCGGCACTGA
- a CDS encoding VWA domain-containing protein, whose amino-acid sequence MTAISLTKVRETAPALVDLYKTAGVSLTKHGMEGTRAAVYLVVDYSGSMKPYYKDGSVQALADRVLSLSAHLDDDGTVPVVFFSTDVDAVTEIALADHQGRIERIVAGLGHMGKTSYHLAMDAVIDHYLDSGARHPALVVFQTDGGPINRLAAERYLCKAAPLPLFWQFVGFGDPDSRQFEYLRKLDELAVPGKRVVDNAGFFHAGRDPRKVTDADLYDRLVGEFPQWLAAARAQGIVRPT is encoded by the coding sequence ATGACCGCGATCAGTCTCACCAAGGTGCGGGAGACGGCGCCCGCGCTGGTCGATCTGTACAAGACCGCCGGGGTGTCGCTCACCAAGCACGGCATGGAGGGGACCCGGGCCGCGGTCTACCTCGTCGTCGACTACTCCGGCTCGATGAAGCCGTACTACAAGGACGGGAGCGTGCAGGCGCTCGCCGACCGGGTACTGAGCCTGTCCGCCCACCTCGACGACGACGGCACCGTGCCGGTGGTGTTCTTCTCCACCGACGTCGACGCCGTCACCGAGATCGCGCTCGCCGACCACCAGGGCCGGATCGAGCGAATCGTGGCCGGTCTCGGACACATGGGCAAGACCAGCTACCACCTGGCCATGGACGCCGTCATCGACCACTACCTGGACAGCGGCGCCCGCCATCCCGCCCTGGTCGTCTTCCAGACCGACGGCGGTCCGATCAACCGGCTCGCCGCCGAGCGGTACCTGTGCAAGGCGGCGCCGCTGCCGCTGTTCTGGCAGTTCGTCGGCTTCGGCGACCCGGACAGCCGCCAGTTCGAGTACCTGCGCAAGCTGGACGAACTCGCGGTGCCCGGCAAGCGGGTGGTCGACAACGCCGGGTTCTTCCACGCGGGCCGCGACCCGCGGAAGGTGACCGACGCCGACCTGTACGACCGGCTGGTGGGCGAGTTCCCCCAGTGGCTGGCGGCCGCACGCGCCCAGGGGATCGTGCGGCCCACCTGA
- a CDS encoding rhomboid family intramembrane serine protease, with translation MDSESTATTCYRHPAVACHVRCTRCERYICPDCMREAPVGHQCPECVKEGARSVRQARTLVGGRISTTPVVTYVLFALNVLTYLAEVVRPGLVDRFAMVGSRLVAPDGTPLAGDGVFLTSGPLRVEGVAGGEWERMLTGAFLHQSPFEGTFGILHITVNMIVLWQLGRVVELMLGRFRFAVLYLLSALGGSVLELVLTDPGQASVGASGAVFGVGAAYYVLHRRLGADTGRVNRFMAGLLLWLVVSAWFTSWQGHLGGLLVGGALALALAYAPRDGRRVAVQAGAGAALVVLLAVTAAVRVSELTGGSIPL, from the coding sequence GTGGATTCCGAGTCCACCGCCACCACCTGCTACCGCCATCCCGCGGTGGCGTGCCACGTCCGCTGCACCCGCTGCGAGCGCTACATCTGCCCGGACTGCATGCGGGAGGCGCCCGTCGGCCACCAGTGTCCCGAGTGTGTGAAGGAGGGGGCGCGGTCGGTACGGCAGGCCCGGACCCTCGTCGGGGGCAGGATCTCGACGACGCCCGTGGTGACGTACGTGCTGTTCGCGCTGAACGTGCTGACGTATCTGGCGGAGGTGGTGCGGCCGGGGCTGGTGGACCGGTTCGCCATGGTGGGTTCGCGGCTGGTCGCTCCGGACGGCACCCCCCTGGCCGGCGACGGCGTGTTCCTGACCTCCGGGCCCCTGCGGGTGGAAGGTGTCGCCGGCGGTGAGTGGGAGCGGATGCTCACCGGCGCGTTCCTGCACCAGTCGCCCTTCGAGGGCACGTTCGGGATCCTGCACATCACGGTGAACATGATCGTGCTGTGGCAGTTGGGGCGGGTGGTGGAGCTGATGCTCGGCCGGTTCCGTTTCGCCGTCCTGTATCTGTTGTCGGCGCTCGGCGGTTCCGTCCTGGAGCTGGTCCTCACCGACCCCGGGCAGGCCTCGGTCGGCGCGTCGGGTGCGGTCTTCGGGGTGGGGGCCGCGTACTACGTGCTGCACCGCCGGCTGGGCGCCGACACGGGGCGGGTCAACCGCTTCATGGCCGGACTGCTGCTGTGGCTGGTGGTCTCCGCCTGGTTCACCTCGTGGCAGGGTCATCTCGGCGGCCTGCTGGTGGGCGGTGCGCTGGCGCTGGCGCTGGCGTACGCGCCCCGTGACGGGCGCCGGGTGGCGGTGCAGGCCGGGGCGGGTGCCGCGCTGGTGGTGCTGCTGGCGGTGACGGCGGCGGTGCGGGTGTCCGAGCTGACGGGCGGGAGTATCCCGCTGTGA
- a CDS encoding chitosanase, translating to MKRAGVLLLGALPVIAAGVYFAVPDDPADTAAAASSSSSATARSTRDDAKDRAEKEREADDALIADLPPGLAAPAKKDLAQQLVSSAENSTTKWRTAYGSIEDVGDGDGYTAGIIGFCTGTHDLLMLVERYTEAHPDNGLAAYLPALREVDGSDSHEGLDPGFTAAWQAEAEVPAFREAQEEERDRVYFEPAVRLAKLDGLGTLGQFVYYDAMVFHGPDTDAEGFYGLRERAMAEARTPGQGGSEKAYLDTFLDVREQAMRAKRPGIDTSRVDTAQRRFLTAGNMKLATPLVWEMYGDTYRVP from the coding sequence ATGAAACGTGCCGGAGTGCTGCTCCTCGGGGCGCTTCCCGTGATCGCCGCGGGCGTGTACTTCGCCGTGCCGGACGACCCGGCGGACACCGCGGCCGCCGCCTCCTCGTCGTCCTCGGCCACCGCCCGGTCGACCCGCGACGACGCCAAGGACCGGGCCGAGAAGGAGCGGGAGGCGGACGACGCGCTCATCGCCGACCTGCCGCCGGGGCTCGCCGCACCGGCCAAGAAGGACCTGGCCCAGCAGCTGGTGTCCAGCGCCGAGAACTCGACCACGAAGTGGCGCACCGCCTACGGCAGCATCGAGGACGTCGGGGACGGCGACGGGTACACCGCGGGCATCATCGGCTTCTGCACCGGTACCCACGACCTGCTCATGCTGGTCGAGCGCTACACCGAGGCCCACCCGGACAACGGCCTGGCGGCGTACCTGCCCGCCCTGCGCGAGGTGGACGGCAGCGACTCGCACGAGGGCCTGGATCCCGGCTTCACGGCGGCCTGGCAGGCGGAGGCGGAGGTCCCGGCGTTCCGCGAGGCCCAGGAGGAGGAGCGCGACCGGGTCTACTTCGAACCGGCGGTGCGCCTGGCCAAGCTGGACGGTCTGGGCACGCTGGGCCAGTTCGTCTACTACGACGCGATGGTCTTCCACGGCCCCGACACGGACGCCGAGGGCTTCTACGGACTGCGCGAGCGGGCCATGGCGGAGGCGAGGACGCCGGGGCAGGGCGGCTCCGAGAAGGCCTACCTGGACACCTTCCTGGACGTCCGCGAGCAGGCCATGCGGGCCAAGCGGCCGGGCATCGACACCTCCCGCGTCGACACCGCCCAGCGCCGGTTCCTGACGGCCGGGAACATGAAGCTGGCGACGCCGCTGGTGTGGGAGATGTACGGGGACACCTACCGGGTGCCCTGA
- a CDS encoding glutamate synthase subunit beta, producing MADPKGFLNHGREVARTRPVDERVKDWNEVYVPGSLLPIISKQASRCMDCGIPFCHNGCPLGNLIPEWNDYAYREDWSAASERLHATNNFPEFTGRLCPAPCESACVLGINQPPVTIKNVEVSIIDKAWETGDVAPRIPERLSGKTVAVIGSGPAGLAAAQQLTRAGHTVAVYERADRVGGLLRYGIPEFKMEKRHINRRIEQMRAEGTRFRTGVEIGRDLKATDLRKRYDAVVIAAGSTTARDLPVPGRELKGVYQAMEYLPLSNKVQEGDYVTAPVTAEGKHVVVIGGGDTGADCVGTAHRQGAASVTQLEIMPRPGEERDAVRQPWPTFPMLYKVTSAHEEGGERVYAVSTTHFEGDEDGNVQWLHMSEVEFVDGKLTSKPGTERKIPAQLVTLAMGFTGTDRENGLVDQFGLELDERGNIARDADFQTNVPGVFVAGDAGRGQSLIVWAIAEGRSAARGADRFLTGASELPAPIRPTDRALTV from the coding sequence ATGGCTGATCCCAAGGGCTTCCTCAACCACGGACGCGAGGTCGCCAGGACCCGCCCCGTCGACGAGCGCGTCAAGGACTGGAACGAGGTCTACGTCCCCGGCTCCCTGCTGCCGATCATCAGCAAGCAGGCCAGCCGCTGCATGGACTGCGGCATCCCGTTCTGCCACAACGGCTGCCCGCTCGGGAACCTGATCCCCGAGTGGAACGACTACGCCTACCGCGAGGACTGGTCGGCCGCGTCCGAGCGCCTGCACGCCACCAACAACTTCCCGGAGTTCACCGGCCGCCTGTGCCCGGCCCCGTGCGAGTCGGCGTGCGTGCTCGGCATCAACCAGCCGCCGGTCACCATCAAGAACGTCGAGGTCTCCATCATCGACAAGGCGTGGGAGACGGGGGACGTCGCCCCGCGCATCCCCGAGCGCCTGTCGGGCAAGACCGTCGCCGTCATCGGCTCGGGCCCGGCGGGCCTGGCCGCCGCCCAGCAGCTCACCCGGGCCGGTCACACCGTCGCCGTCTACGAGCGCGCGGACCGCGTCGGAGGCCTCCTCCGGTACGGCATCCCCGAGTTCAAGATGGAGAAGCGGCACATCAACCGGCGCATAGAGCAGATGCGCGCGGAGGGCACCCGCTTCCGCACCGGCGTCGAGATCGGCCGCGACCTCAAGGCGACCGACCTGAGGAAGCGGTACGACGCCGTCGTCATCGCCGCCGGCTCCACCACCGCCCGCGACCTGCCGGTACCCGGCCGGGAACTCAAGGGCGTCTACCAGGCGATGGAGTACCTGCCCCTGTCCAACAAGGTCCAGGAGGGCGACTACGTCACCGCCCCCGTCACCGCCGAGGGCAAGCACGTCGTCGTCATCGGCGGCGGCGACACCGGCGCCGACTGCGTGGGCACCGCCCACCGCCAGGGCGCGGCCTCCGTCACCCAGCTGGAGATCATGCCCCGGCCGGGCGAGGAGCGGGACGCGGTGCGCCAGCCGTGGCCGACCTTCCCGATGCTGTACAAGGTCACCAGCGCCCACGAGGAGGGCGGCGAGCGGGTCTACGCCGTCTCCACCACCCACTTCGAGGGCGACGAGGACGGCAACGTCCAGTGGCTGCACATGAGCGAGGTCGAGTTCGTCGACGGGAAGCTCACGTCGAAGCCGGGCACCGAGCGGAAGATCCCGGCCCAGCTGGTCACCCTCGCCATGGGCTTCACCGGCACCGACAGGGAGAACGGTCTCGTCGACCAGTTCGGCCTGGAGCTCGACGAACGGGGTAACATCGCCCGGGACGCCGACTTCCAGACCAATGTGCCGGGTGTGTTCGTCGCCGGTGACGCCGGCCGCGGCCAGTCGCTCATCGTCTGGGCGATCGCCGAGGGCCGCTCGGCAGCGCGCGGCGCCGACCGCTTCCTGACCGGAGCCAGCGAACTGCCGGCCCCGATCCGCCCGACCGACCGCGCTCTCACGGTCTGA